One window of Medicago truncatula cultivar Jemalong A17 chromosome 2, MtrunA17r5.0-ANR, whole genome shotgun sequence genomic DNA carries:
- the LOC11441311 gene encoding uncharacterized protein produces MDNLNQVFKCILITLFFLFFLMIPHTASSSSPNSSNNNQEIQSQNPSSTNTELSHYHQVFYLKNADPPMFLSIQERIKKRKMNRNKNKNMMKQKKHRKHKKKIVKNMVNSRPFSVMLPKGFVPPSGSSPCHNDQPNSVSFHCYLTSTEP; encoded by the coding sequence ATGGACAATCTCAATCAAGTTTTCAAGTGCATACTCATAACACtgttctttctcttcttcctcaTGATTCCTCAcactgcttcttcttcttctccaaatTCCTCTAACAACAACCAAGAGATTCAATCCCAAAACCCTTCTTCAACCAACACTGAATTATCTCATTACCATCAAGTGTTCTACCTCAAGAACGCTGACCCTCCAATGTTTTTGAGCATACAAGAACGAATCAAGAAGAGGAAAATGAACAGAAACAAGAATAAGAACATGATGAAGCAGAAGAAACACAGGAAACACAAGAAGAAGATTGTCAAGAACATGGTGAACTCACGACCTTTTTCGGTTATGCTTCCAAAGGGTTTTGTTCCTCCTTCTGGTTCCTCGCCTTGTCACAATGATCAACCCAATTCAGTGTCTTTTCACTGTTATCTCACTTCAACAGAACCTTGA
- the LOC11438869 gene encoding mannosyl-oligosaccharide 1,2-alpha-mannosidase MNS3: MSKSLPYSRKDVDYDNAKFRPRSFFKVITQSFLTSNRKRDCISCSTGKFLFLILIFGVTYLVLTHTPSPGRVVSRDQVFGIQNNETDNSSNSGAGRLKKFWRRAPRLPPQLPPDTKVSNNNHVPATLDDKSLWITRQQKVKEAFTHAWSGYKKYAMGYDELMPVSQHGTDGLGGLGATVVDALDTAMIMGIDEVVAEAGLWVEEHLSERISKKGQVNLFETTIRVLGGLLSAYHLSGGEQGTNVTHAGPKPSVYLETAKNLGDRLLSAFTSSPTPIPFSDVVLHDSSAHNAPGGLSSTSEVSTLQLEFNYLSAVSGDQKYGLEAMKVMEHIKTLPKVEGLVPIYISPDSGQFSGENIRLGSRGDSYYEYLLKVWLQSGTSRDSNSSYLYEMYKEAMTGVRHLLVKKTVPNGLVFVGELPSGSNGGFSPKMDHLVCFLSGTLALGATKGLTKKQAMENNMLNFEDLENLKLAEDLAKTCFEMYSVTSTGLAPEIAYFHTEEFSEQGHDGGNKSSEYINDIIIRPADRHNLLRPETVESFFVLYRITEDLKYREWGWQIFEAFEKYTKIDTGGYSSLDDVTIIPPPRRDKMETFFLGETLKYLYLLFGDSSHIPLDKFVFNTEAHPIPINLKK; encoded by the exons ATGTCCAAGTCTCTACCCTACTCCAGAAAAGACGTTGACTATGATAACGCCAAGTTTCGCCCTCGTTCTTTCTTCAAG GTTATTACTCAGAGCTTCCTCACCAGTAACCGAAAGCGTGATTGTATTAGCTGCAGTACTGGGAAGTTTCTGTTCTTGATATTGATCTTTGGTGTAACATACCTTGTGTTGACTCATACTCCAAGTCCAGGCCGTGTGGTTTCTCGAGATCAAGTATTTGGAATTCAAAATAATGAAACAGATAACAGCAGTAATAGTGGTGCtggaagattaaaaaaattctggagACGGGCGCCAAGACTTCCTCCTCAATTACCACCTGATACCAAAGTGAGTAATAATAACCATGTACCTGCAACACTAGATGACAAATCGTTGTGGATTACTAGGCAACAAAAAGTCAAGGAAGCTTTTACTCATGCGTGGTCGGGCTACAAAAAATATGCCATGGGTTATGATGAGCTTATGCCAGTTAGCCAACATGGAACTGACGGATTGGGGGGATTAGGTGCTACGGTAGTGGATGCTCTCGATACAGCTATGATAATGGGTATTGATGAAGTTGTTGCCGAAGCAGGATTGTGGGTTGAAGAACACCTTTCTGAGAGAATTAGCAAAAAAGGTCAAGTAAATTTATTCGAAACTACAATACGGGTTTTGGGAGGGCTTTTAAGTGCGTATCATCTAAGTGGCGGGGAACAAGGAACGAACGTAACTCATGCAGGACCTAAACCGTCTGTTTATCTAGAAACGGCTAAAAATTTGGGCGACCGTCTTCTATCTGCTTTCACATCAAGTCCAACTCCTATTCCATTTAGTGACGTTGTTCTGCATGACTCGTCAGCACATAATGCTCCCGGTGGACTGAGTAGCACGTCAGAAGTTTCCACATTGCAGCTCGAGTTCAATTATCTCAGTGCTGTATCTGGTGATCAGAAATATGGTTTGGAGGCAATGAAAGTCATGGAACACATAAAGACTCTTCCAAAGGTTGAAGGACTAGTCCCTATCTACATTAG CCCTGATTCTGGTCAGTTTAGTGGAGAAAATATTAGACTGGGATCTCGTGGTGACAGTTACTATGAGTACTTACTTAAAGTATGGCTTCAGAGTGGAACTAGTAGAGATAGCAATTCATCATATTTATATGAGATGTATAAGGAAGCAATGACCGGTGTTAGGCATCTTCTTGTTAAGAAAACAGTTCCAAATGGACTAGTTTTTGTTGGAGAATTGCCTTCTGGATCAAATGGTGGTTTCAGCCCAAAAATGGATCATCTG GTGTGTTTCTTATCTGGAACTCTTGCACTTGGTGCCACTAAAGGCCTTACAAAGAAACAAGCTATGGAAAACAACATGCTTAACTTTGAAGACCTAGAAAATTTGAAGCTTGCAGAAGATTTGGCTAAAACATGCTTTGAGATGTACTCAGTGACTTCAACTGGCCTGGCTCCTGAAATTGCTTACTTTCATACTGAG GAATTTTCTGAACAAGGTCATGATGGAGGAAATAAGAGCTCAGAATATATTAATGACATCATAATAAGACCTGCTGATCGTCATAATCTCTTGAGACCTGAGACTGTGGAGTCGTTCTTTGTTTTGTACCGCATTACAGAAGATCTAAA ATATCGTGAATGGGGTTGGCAAATCTTTGAAGCCTTTGAAAAGTACACAAAGATTGATACTGGTGGCTATAGTTCTTTGGACGACGTAACCATTATTCCTCCTCCTAGAAGAGATAAAATGGAGACTTTCTTTCTAGGAGAAACACTTAAGTATTTATACTTGCTTTTTGGGGATAGCTCCCATATTCCATTGGACAAATTTGTTTTCAACACAGAAGCGCATCCTATACCAATCAATTTGAAGAAATGA